The Arachis hypogaea cultivar Tifrunner chromosome 19, arahy.Tifrunner.gnm2.J5K5, whole genome shotgun sequence genome has a window encoding:
- the LOC140182146 gene encoding uncharacterized protein — MTEEKKAIVRDLGFGGLMHVPPLRVDHQLLRELANNFKLGENRLKTGYGSFQITPKTIGDALGINATGNLFPEKVEYKQLSDDDKIIYRRFQGKTLKSLTDEMMEIGVGSEEERLMFKRIFILYIQMAFLLPTTINKISLVHLAPIFKMDDFVY; from the exons atgactgaggagaagaaggcaaTTGTCAGGGATCTCGGATTTGGTGGGTTGATGCACGTCCCACCTctaagggtggatcaccaactcttaagggaactggcaaacaacttcaaacttggggagaacagactgaagacaggatatggttctttccaaataacaccaaagacaataggtgatgcgcttggcatcaatgcaacag gaaatctgtttcctgagaaagttgagtataagcaactttctgatgatgacaaaataatttatagaagattccagggtaagaccctcaaaagtcttaccgatgaaatgatggaaatAGGCGTTGGCAgcgaagaggaacgcctgatgttcaagaggatattcatcctctacatacagatggcgttccttttgccaacgacgataaacaaaatatcgcTCGTGCACCTCgccccaatttttaagatggacg